TTGGGCATGCAGTCAAGCAATGGTCGTGCCCATGGAGCCGGCGACGGCTCCGGGAGTCCGGCCGAGCGTCAGGAAGAGCTCGGCGAGGCTTCCCGCGACGTGAGGTACGAGGACCCCTGGTACGACGCGCTGGCCTCCGGCTGGGGCGAGTCGGACGGCGCCGGAACGCCCGCCGAGGCGGCCGTGCCGGCCGCGCGCACGGAGACGGACGGCGCGGGCGACCGCGCCCGTGACGTCTACGTCGAGGTGCAGCGCAGCGAGGCATTCCAGGAAGTGCGGGGCAGGTACCGGGGGTTCGTCGTCCCGGGCGTCACCGCCTTCCTCCTCTGGTACTTCGGGTACGTGGTCACCGCGACGACCGCGCCCGGCTTCATGGCCCGCCCGGTGGCCGGCGCGGTCAACGTGGCGATGGTGGCGGGGCTCGGGCAGTTCCTCACCACGTTCCTGCTCACTTGGGCCTACGCTCGGCACGCGCGGCTGCGCCGGGACCGGGCCGCGCTGGAGCTGCGCTGGGACACCCAGGAACTGACACGCGGAGCGCGGGGAGGCGCCTCGTGACCGGCACGCACCAGACCCTCGCACTGTTGCTGTTCAGCCTGTTCGTGGCCGTCACGCTGGGGATCACGACCTGGGTGAGCCGCAGGCGGCACGGCTCGGCCGAGGAGTTCTACGCGGGGGGCCGGCTCTTCTCCCCGATGGAGAACGGGTTTGCCATCGCGGGCGACTACATGTCCGCCGCCTCCTTCCTCGGGGTCACCGGGCTCATCGCGCTGTACGGCTACGACGGGATGCTGTACGTGGTGGGCTTCCTCGTGGCCTGGCTGGTCGTGCTGCTCCTGGTGGCGGAACTGGTTCGCAACTGCGGGCGGTTCACCCTGGCCGACGTGATCGCCGCGCGGATGAGCGAGCGGCCGGTGCGGATCGCGGCGGGAACCTCCTCGGTCACCGTGTCCGTTCTGTACCTGGTGGCGCAGATGGTGGGCGCGGGCAGCCTGGTGGCGCTGCTGCTGGGGCGGACCAGCGGCGCGGCCCAGGCGTGGGCCGTCATCGGGGTCGGCGCCCTGATGGTGATCTACGTGTCGCTCGGGGGCATGCGGGCCACCACCTGGATCCAGATCGTGAAGGCGGTGCTGCTGCTGAGCGGGACGGCGGCGCTGACCGTGCTGGTGCTGGTGCGCTTCCACGGCGACTTCGACCGGTTGCTGCTCACGGCCGCGGAGCGCAGCGGCCATGGGAAGGCGTTCCTGGCTCCGGGGCTGAAGTACGGCGGGAACTGGACCGCGCGCATCGACTTCATCAGCCTGGGGCTCGCGCTGGTGCTGGGCACGGCGGGGCTGCCGCACATCCTGTCCCGCTTCTACACCGTGCCGACCGCGCGGGCGGCACGCCGTTCGACGGTGTGGTCCATCGGGCTCATCGGCGGCTTCTACCTGATGACGATCGTCCTCGGCTTCGGGGCCGCGGCTGTCGTCGGACCGGATGCGCTGGTCCCGTCGAACGGGAACACGGCGATGCCTCTCCTCGCCCTCGACCTGGGCGGCGGTGCCGGCTCGACCGGCGGGACGGTGCTGTTCGCGGTCGTCGCCGCCGTCGCCTTCGCCACGATCCTCGCGGTCGTCGCCGGGATCACGCTCGCCTCCTCCGCCTCGGTGGCGCACGACCTCTACGCGTCGCTGCGCCGGTCGCACGGCAAGGCGCGCAGCGAGGTGACCGTGGCGCGCTTCGCGGCGGTCGGTATCGGTGTCGTGGCGATCGCGCTCGGCCTGCTGGCCCGCGATCTCAACGTCGCCTTCCTGGTGGGCCTCGCCTTCGCCGTGGCGGCGTCGGCGAACCTGCCGGTGCTGCTGTACTCGCTGTTCTGGCGCTCCTTCACGACGCGCGGCGCGGTGTGGGCCGTGTACGGGGGACTGGTCCCGGCGCTCGGGCTCGTGCTGCTGTCCCCGGTGGTCTCGGGCAGCCCGGGATCCCTGTTCCCGGACGTCGACTTCCAGTACTTCCCGCTGCAGAACCCGGGCATCGTCTCCATCCCGCTCGGCTTCGTCGCGGGCTGGCTGGGCACGGTCACCTCGGACGAGGTCGGGGACGAGGCGAAGTACGCCGAGACCGAGGTGCGGTCGCTGACGGGCGCGGGAGCCGTCTGAGCCGCCCGGCCGTCCCCTGACGTGCCCGGCCGCCGCGGGCCTGCGGCCGTGTCACGGCGCCACCCACGCGTAACGGTGCTCGGGGCGGCCGGTGTCGCCGTACTTCAGGGAGAGGCGGAGGCGGCCCGCCTGCTCCAGGTGCCGGAGGTAGCGCTGGGCGGTGGAGCGGCTGAGGCCGGTCCTGCTGGCCACCTCGTGGGCCGACAGCGGGTGTTCCGCGTGGTGGAGCACTCCGCAGATGAGGTCGGAGGTGGGCTCCGTGTGGCCGCTGGGCAGACCGGGGGCCGACGGCGCGGGGGAGGTGCGCAGGGCGCCGAAGATCCGGTCGACCTGCTCCTGTCCGGTCAGACCCCGGCCGCCCACCCGGTCCACGGTGCGGCGCAGCGCCGCGTAGGAGTCCAGGCGGGTGCGCAGGGCGGCGAAGGTGAAGGGTTTGACCAGGTAGTGCAGGGCGCCCAGGCGCATCGCCCGCTGCACGGTCGTCACGTCGCTTGCCGCAGTGATCATGATGACGTCGGTGCCGTGGCCCTGTTCGCGCATGCGGTGGACGAGTTCCAGGCCGGTCTCGTCCGGCAGGTAATGGTCGAGCAGAACGAGGTCGACGGCGCCGCGTTCGACGGTGGCCAGCGCCTGGGCGGCGCTGTGCGCGCGGGCGGTCACCCGGAAGCCGGGAACCTTGCCCACGTATTTTGCGTTTATCTCTGCGACGCGGAAGTCGTCGTCCACGACCAGGACGTCAATCATCAGGCCTCTCCTTCAAGGCCGGCGAGCGTTAAGCCCGTGTTACGTGCTCCGCAGTTGTAGCGCGAGCAAAATGAGCACAACAGGTGGTTGCGAGCAAAAGAACGGCTTGCGCTCACAAGACTGCTGCTGTGGCCGGGGCCACACCTACCGTCCCGGCCATGAGCGCAGACACCAGCCCCGCCATCGAGCTACGGGGCGCGAGCAAGACCTTCAGGACCCCGTCGGGGGGTCTGCACACGGCTGTCCGGAATCTCGACCTCACCGTGCGGCGCGGGGAGTTCGTGGCCGTCGTCGGACCGACCGGCTGTGGAAAGTCCACCACGCTGACCCTGGTCAGCGGCCTGGAGGAGCCCACCGAGGGCGAGGTGCTGGTGGCCGGCGAGCCGGTCGACGGCGTCGGCGGCAAGGTCGGGTTCGTCTTCCAGCAGGACGCCACCTTCCCCTGGCGGACGGTTCTGTCCAACGTGATGGCCGGCCCCCGCTTCCGGGGCGTGCCCAAGGCCGAGGCCAAGGAGAAGGCCCGCGAGTGGCTCGCCCGGGTCGGCCTCGCGGCGTTCGAGGACCGCTACCCGCACCAGCTCTCCGGTGGGCAGCGCAAGCGCGTCGCCCTCGCCGCCACCTTCGTCAACGACCCCGAGATCCTGCTGATGGACGAGCCGTTCTCGGCGCTCGACGTGCAGACCCGGGCGCTGATGTCGGACGAGCTGCTGGAACTGTGGGAGGGCACCGGCGCCTCCGTCGTCTTCGTCACCCACGACCTGGAGGAGTCCATCGCACTGGCCGACAAGGTCGTCGTGATGACCGCCGGGCCGGCGACGGTCAAGCAGGTCTTCGAGATCGACCTGCCCCGGCCGCGCAAGGTCGAGGCGGTGCGCCTGGAACCGCGGTTCATCGAGATCTACCGCGAGATCTGGGAGTCCCTGGGCGAAGAGGTCCGCATCACCCGCGAGAGGGGCGCCGCCAATGTCGCCTGAGGTCATCAGCACGTGGTCGTCGACACGGTGAAGGCTCCGGACCGAGCGCAGTCGCGGGCCCAGGCCGCCCGCAGGCGCAAGGTGGTGGTCAACGCCGCGCGCGTGGTGCTCCTGGTGGCCGTGCTCGGCCTGTGGGAGGCGCTGTCGCGGGCGGAGGTCATCGATCCGTTCAACTTCTCGATGCCCTCGAAGATCTGGGACCAGATCAGCACCTGGGTGATGCACGGGACGGCGCAGGGCTCGCTGGGCGAGCAGATCTGGGCCACGCTGCAGGAGGCCCTGCTCGGCTGGGGCTTCGGTGTCGTCGCCGGTGTGATCTGCGGTATCGCGCTGGGCCGGATCGCCTTCCTCGCCGATGTCCTCGGCCCCTACATCAAGGTGCTCAACTCCATTCCCCGGATCGTCCTGGCCCCGATCTTCGTGATCTGGTTCGGTCTCGGTCCCGCCTCCAAGATCGCGTCGGCCGTGGTGCTGGTGTTCTTCCCGGTGTTCTTCAACGCCTTCCAGGGCGCCCGTGAGGTCGACCGCAACCTGGTCTCCAACGCCCGGATCCTCGGTGCGAGCGATCGCCGCGTGACGCTTCAGGTGGTCATTCCGTCGGCGACGTCCTGGATCTTCACCAGCCTCCACGTCAGCTTCGGCTTCGCGCTCATCGGCGCCATCGTCGGTGAGTACATCGGCGCCACCAAGGGCATCGGCCTGCTCGTCGCCCAGTCCCAGGGCACCTTCAACGCCGCGGGCGTCTACGCCGCGATGGTCATCCTCGCGGCCGTCGCTCTGGTCGCCGAGGGCCTGCTGACCTTCGCCGAGCACCGCATCTTCCGCTGGAAGCCGGCCAACTCCGGCAGCTGAGCCCGGCCCGTCCGGCCCCGCCCGGGAGCCGGGGGCTCCCCGCCGTCCCGTCATCCGCACCACCCCGTCCCCACCCGCACCGCCATCTCACAAGGACGTGAACCCGCCATGCGCAAGACCGCCAGATACGCCTCGCTCGCCGTCTCCGGCCTGCTCGCCCTCACCTCGCTCACCGCCTGTGCCAACGACGCGTCGAGCAGCACCGCCGCCGGTTCCGGCAGCAAGGGCGGCGGCAAGGGGACGAAGGTCAAGATCATGGTCGGTGGCCTGGACAAGGTCATCTACATGCCGGCGATGCTGACCCAGCGGCTCGGGTACTTCGACGCCGAGGGCCTCGACGTGGAACTCCTCAGCGAGCCCGCCGGCGTCCAGGCCGAGACCGCGCTCGTCTCCGGCCAGGTCCAGGGCGCCGTCGGCTTCTACGACCACACCCTCGACCTGCAGACGAAGGGCAAGTCCGTCGAGTCCGTCGTGCAGTTCTCGCACGCTCCCGGCGAGGTGGAGGTCGTCTCGGCCAAGAAGGCGGGCGACATCCGCTCGCCGAAGGACTTCAAGGGCAAGAAGCTCGGCATCACCGGCCTCGGCTCCTCCACCGACTTCCTCACCAAGTACCTCGCCGTCAAGAACGGTGTGCAGGTGAGCGAGTTCAGCCCGGTCGCCGTCGGCGCGGGGCCGACGTTCATCTCGGCGCTGCAGCAGGGCTCGATCGACGCCGGTATGACGACGGACCCGACCGTCGCGACCATCCTGGACAAGAAGGCCGGCAAGATCCTCCTCGACATGCGCACCCCCGAGGGTTCGCGGGAGGCGCTGGGCGGCCCGTACCCGTCGTCGAGCCTGTACATGCAGACGGACTGGGTCAACGGGCACAAGGACACCGTCCAGAAGCTGACCAACGCGTTCGTCAAGACGCTCAAGTGGATGTCCACCCACAGCGCCGACGAGATCGCGGCCAAGATGCCCGCCGACTACTCCCAGGGAAACAAGAAGCTCTACGCCGAGGCGATCAAGGCCACGCTGCCGATGTTCACCAAGGACGGCGTCATGCCTACGAACGGTCCCGAGACCGTCGAGAAGGTCCTCAAGGCGTTCAACCCGAACATCAAGAACGCCAAGGTGGACCTGAGCAAGACCTACACGACCGAGTTCGTCGACGCCGCCAAGTAGGTACGGCGAGGAAGGCCGGACGCGGGTCCGGCAGGCAGCGCACGGCTTACGCTCAGACGCGGGCCGCCCACACGTAACGGTGTTCCGGGCGGCCCGCGTCGCCGTACCTGAGGCTCAGCCGGGCCCGTCCGGTGCGCTCCAGGAGCTTGAGGTAGCGCTGGGCCGTCTGCCGGCTCAACCCGGTCCGCTCGGCGATCTCCTGGGCGGACAACGGCCCGTCCGCGCCCGTCAGGGACCGGCGCACCAGATCGGCGGTGGTGGGGGAGTGCCCCTTGGGCAGTCCCGGCGCCGTCGGCGCGGAGAGGGCGGCGAAGATGCGGTCCACCTCCGCCTGTTCGGCCTCGCCGCCGCCGTCCAGGGTGCGGCGCAGCTCGGCGTACGCCTCCAGCCTGCCCCGCAGCCCGCTGAAGGCGAACGGCTTGACCAGGTACTGCAGGGCGCCGTGCCGCATGGCCGCCTGGACGGTCGACACGTCCCGGGCGGCCGTCACCATGATCACGTCGGTCTGGTGGCCCCGCCGGCGCATCTCCCGCACGACGCCGATCCCGGTGTCGTCGGGCAGGTAGTGGTCCAGGAGGACCAGGTCGAGCCGCGGCAGCGTCTCCAGCAGGCACAGCGCCCCCGTGGCGGTGTGCGCCTGTCCGGCCACCCGGAAGCCGGGGACCTTCTCGACGTAGGCGGCGTTGACCCGGGCGACCCGCACGTCGTCGTCCACCACCAGGACCTCGATCATCGTGCCTCCTCCTCGGCGGCGGGGACGTCCACCGGAGCCTCGTCCACCGCCTCGGTCAGCGCCTCCGGCAGCACGACGGTGAACTCCGCGCCCCCGCCGGCGGCGGCACCCACCGTGGCGCCGCCGCCCTGCCGTTCGGCGAGCCGGCGCACCAGGGAAAGGCCCAGGCCGCGCTTGCCGTGCGCGGGCGGCTTCTTGGTGGACCACCCCTCGGTGAACACGAGTTCGCGCTGGTCCTCTGGTATCCCGGGCCCGGTGTCACGTACGCGCAGGACGGCCGTACGGCCCTCGGTGCGCAACTCGACCTCCACGCGCGCGTGCGGGGTGCCCGCGACCGCGTCGAGCGCGTTGTCCACGAGGTTGCCGACGACCGTGACCAGCCCCCGGGGATCGACCAGCCGGTCCGGGAGCCAGGTGTCCTCCGACACCCACAGGGCGACCGCGCGTTCGGCCGCGACCGTCGCCTTGCCGACCAGCAGGGCGGCGAGCAGCGGGTCCTGGATCTTCTCGGTGACCTGTTCGGCGGTGGCCCGGTGGTCCCCGACGACCTCGCCGACGAACTCCACGGCGTCGTCGTACATCTCCAGCTCCAGCAGGCCGAGCAGGGTGTGCATCCGGTTGGCGTGCTCGTGGTCCTGCGCCCGCAGGGCGTCGATCAGGCCCCGCGTGGAGTCGAGTTCGCGGCCCAGCCGCTCCAGCTCGGTGCGGTCGCGCAGGGTGGCCACGGCACCGCCGTCGTCCGTGGGCATGCGGTTGGCGACCAGGACGCGCTGGCCGCGCACGGTCAGCAGGTCGGTACCGGTCACCCGGCCGGCCAGGACGTCCGTCGTGCGGCCCGCGCCCAGGGCCTCGTCGGGGGACTTGCCGATGGCCTCGTCGCCGATCCCCAGCAGCCGCCGCGCCTCGTCGTTGAGCAGGCGGACACGGCCGCCCCGGTCGAGCGCGACCACGCCCTCCCGGATGCCGTGCAGCATCGCCTCGCGCTCCGAGAGCAGGGCCGAGATGTCGGAGAAGGCCAGGTCGCGGGTCTGCCGCTGGACCCGGCGGGAGATCAGCCAGGCGGCCAGCGCGCCCACCGCGAGGGCGCCGCCGGCGTAGGCGAACAGTCCCGGGATCGCGTGCAGCAGCCGGGCCCGGACGCTGTCGTAGGCGATGCCGACCGACACCGCGCCGACGATCCGGTGGTGGGAGTCGTACAGGGGCACCTTGCCGCGTGCCGAGCGGCCCAGGGTGCCCTGGTCGATCTCCATGACCTCCTTGCCGGCGAGGGCGGCGCGGGGGCTGGTGGAGACGGGGCGGCCGATCTGGCTCGGGGTGGGGTGCGACCAGCGGATCTTCCGCCCATCGAGGACCACGATGTACTCGGCGTCCGTGGCGTGCCGGATCCGCTCCGCCTCCTGCTGCACGGGGCCGTCGCGCGTCGGCGGGGTGGTCAGGACGCCCTCGGCGATCTGCGGGTCCTGCGCGGTGGTCCGGGCGATGGCCAGGGCCCGGCTCATCGCCTCCTGGTCGAGCTGTTTGCTCAGCGGGGCCAGGAAGAGTCCGGTCGCGAGCACCGCGACCCCCGCGGCGACCGCCAGCTGCATCAGCAGCACCTGCGAGAACACCCGCCGGGGCAGTCCCAGGCGCAGGCGGCGAGCGGGGGGCGTGGGACTCATGCCCCCGACGTTACGTGGGCGGGCGGCGGCGGCCGTAGGGGGTGTGGCACGGATCTCCCGAACTCACCCGGGTCGGCTCCCGCAAGGGGAACCGGCTCACCTCGCCCTGCGGGAACCGCGTCAGCTCGCCATGGCCGTCGTGCGCAGTTCGCGCACCGCGACCACGTCCATCCGGGCCGGTGTCCCGAGCACCGCCGCGCCGCAGCTCTCCTGCCGCGGCGGCAGGGAAGCCCCCTGGGCCACGGTCACGCGCCAGCGGCGGCCGTCGGTGTGCGCGACGGTGACCTCCCAGCGGTGCGCCCGCTCCTCGGTCCCCACGACGCGCAGCGCGCCCGCCCGGTCCTCGCCCGCCACCGAGCGCACGGCCAGCTCGGCCGCCTGGCCGGGGCGTCCCCAGGCGGAGCAGCCGCGG
Above is a genomic segment from Streptomyces collinus Tu 365 containing:
- a CDS encoding ABC transporter ATP-binding protein, translated to MSADTSPAIELRGASKTFRTPSGGLHTAVRNLDLTVRRGEFVAVVGPTGCGKSTTLTLVSGLEEPTEGEVLVAGEPVDGVGGKVGFVFQQDATFPWRTVLSNVMAGPRFRGVPKAEAKEKAREWLARVGLAAFEDRYPHQLSGGQRKRVALAATFVNDPEILLMDEPFSALDVQTRALMSDELLELWEGTGASVVFVTHDLEESIALADKVVVMTAGPATVKQVFEIDLPRPRKVEAVRLEPRFIEIYREIWESLGEEVRITRERGAANVA
- a CDS encoding DUF485 domain-containing protein, which codes for MQSSNGRAHGAGDGSGSPAERQEELGEASRDVRYEDPWYDALASGWGESDGAGTPAEAAVPAARTETDGAGDRARDVYVEVQRSEAFQEVRGRYRGFVVPGVTAFLLWYFGYVVTATTAPGFMARPVAGAVNVAMVAGLGQFLTTFLLTWAYARHARLRRDRAALELRWDTQELTRGARGGAS
- a CDS encoding response regulator; this translates as MIDVLVVDDDFRVAEINAKYVGKVPGFRVTARAHSAAQALATVERGAVDLVLLDHYLPDETGLELVHRMREQGHGTDVIMITAASDVTTVQRAMRLGALHYLVKPFTFAALRTRLDSYAALRRTVDRVGGRGLTGQEQVDRIFGALRTSPAPSAPGLPSGHTEPTSDLICGVLHHAEHPLSAHEVASRTGLSRSTAQRYLRHLEQAGRLRLSLKYGDTGRPEHRYAWVAP
- a CDS encoding cation acetate symporter, giving the protein MTGTHQTLALLLFSLFVAVTLGITTWVSRRRHGSAEEFYAGGRLFSPMENGFAIAGDYMSAASFLGVTGLIALYGYDGMLYVVGFLVAWLVVLLLVAELVRNCGRFTLADVIAARMSERPVRIAAGTSSVTVSVLYLVAQMVGAGSLVALLLGRTSGAAQAWAVIGVGALMVIYVSLGGMRATTWIQIVKAVLLLSGTAALTVLVLVRFHGDFDRLLLTAAERSGHGKAFLAPGLKYGGNWTARIDFISLGLALVLGTAGLPHILSRFYTVPTARAARRSTVWSIGLIGGFYLMTIVLGFGAAAVVGPDALVPSNGNTAMPLLALDLGGGAGSTGGTVLFAVVAAVAFATILAVVAGITLASSASVAHDLYASLRRSHGKARSEVTVARFAAVGIGVVAIALGLLARDLNVAFLVGLAFAVAASANLPVLLYSLFWRSFTTRGAVWAVYGGLVPALGLVLLSPVVSGSPGSLFPDVDFQYFPLQNPGIVSIPLGFVAGWLGTVTSDEVGDEAKYAETEVRSLTGAGAV
- a CDS encoding ATP-binding protein — encoded protein: MSPTPPARRLRLGLPRRVFSQVLLMQLAVAAGVAVLATGLFLAPLSKQLDQEAMSRALAIARTTAQDPQIAEGVLTTPPTRDGPVQQEAERIRHATDAEYIVVLDGRKIRWSHPTPSQIGRPVSTSPRAALAGKEVMEIDQGTLGRSARGKVPLYDSHHRIVGAVSVGIAYDSVRARLLHAIPGLFAYAGGALAVGALAAWLISRRVQRQTRDLAFSDISALLSEREAMLHGIREGVVALDRGGRVRLLNDEARRLLGIGDEAIGKSPDEALGAGRTTDVLAGRVTGTDLLTVRGQRVLVANRMPTDDGGAVATLRDRTELERLGRELDSTRGLIDALRAQDHEHANRMHTLLGLLELEMYDDAVEFVGEVVGDHRATAEQVTEKIQDPLLAALLVGKATVAAERAVALWVSEDTWLPDRLVDPRGLVTVVGNLVDNALDAVAGTPHARVEVELRTEGRTAVLRVRDTGPGIPEDQRELVFTEGWSTKKPPAHGKRGLGLSLVRRLAERQGGGATVGAAAGGGAEFTVVLPEALTEAVDEAPVDVPAAEEEAR
- a CDS encoding ABC transporter substrate-binding protein, coding for MRKTARYASLAVSGLLALTSLTACANDASSSTAAGSGSKGGGKGTKVKIMVGGLDKVIYMPAMLTQRLGYFDAEGLDVELLSEPAGVQAETALVSGQVQGAVGFYDHTLDLQTKGKSVESVVQFSHAPGEVEVVSAKKAGDIRSPKDFKGKKLGITGLGSSTDFLTKYLAVKNGVQVSEFSPVAVGAGPTFISALQQGSIDAGMTTDPTVATILDKKAGKILLDMRTPEGSREALGGPYPSSSLYMQTDWVNGHKDTVQKLTNAFVKTLKWMSTHSADEIAAKMPADYSQGNKKLYAEAIKATLPMFTKDGVMPTNGPETVEKVLKAFNPNIKNAKVDLSKTYTTEFVDAAK
- a CDS encoding response regulator, encoding MIEVLVVDDDVRVARVNAAYVEKVPGFRVAGQAHTATGALCLLETLPRLDLVLLDHYLPDDTGIGVVREMRRRGHQTDVIMVTAARDVSTVQAAMRHGALQYLVKPFAFSGLRGRLEAYAELRRTLDGGGEAEQAEVDRIFAALSAPTAPGLPKGHSPTTADLVRRSLTGADGPLSAQEIAERTGLSRQTAQRYLKLLERTGRARLSLRYGDAGRPEHRYVWAARV